A stretch of Lactuca sativa cultivar Salinas chromosome 6, Lsat_Salinas_v11, whole genome shotgun sequence DNA encodes these proteins:
- the LOC111890142 gene encoding receptor-like protein EIX2 — protein MNPCVFIIFPLLLLRLETTASNQVGGGDDNVVMKKCSDKERRALLDFKARLQDPDETLSTWRSEEEEDCCKWRGVTCNNQTDRVIKLSIISGGLEGEVSNSLLNLSYLTHLDLVDNSFHGIIPTFIGSMTRLRHLDLGLNHFNGTIPRFICSMTKLRYLNLGNNDLNGTIPRCIGSLTELRHLDLSGNSFYGIIPPEFGNLTDMQYLYLPDVGSCRVENLQWLSHLSHLELLQLDGISLAKQNHWVDVILSLRKLSFLSLDGCELSQVMYPYSSSFLNSSSSLYFLNLRNNNLTSSMYHWMFSLTSNSLRFLSLSGNMLDGIPKYLGNLCSLEYLSFANNSAVVNFPDFLNNLSSGCTSLTLQELFAPRNRFIGTLSNETLSLKNLASLDMSSCNLGPHFPRWIQTLKNLSYLDIANNRISDTIPLGFWDMWPSKLTYLNLSSNNISGKAPDLSSNFGNNSRIDLSSNRFYGPITNVSSTVALLDLSRNKFSGGISFLCQIDQGFLVVLDLSHNFLSGQLPDCLWHFKELKILNLEHNNLSGMLPTSVGSLIQLEVLYLYKNSFSGQLPLSLKNCTRLSFLNLEANKFSGNVPVWIGENLSRLYVLNLRSNSFFGTIPLQLCQLANLQILDLSLNNLHGPIPSCLDNLTNMVQEGSLATHNVHSYSIEWFSSVAGIYLVLLNKYVDHAMMEWKGYERELTSTLRLLKSIDLSSNNLTGQIPSEVTNLYGLHTLNLSNNGLLGEIPEKIGQLKQLETLDLSSNNLSGEMPLSMSSMHFLNHLDVSYNNLSGRIPSSTQLQSIDPSRYIGNPRLCGRPLTKKCHEDDESEVPHVIGEREDGGEDTDEVWGWFFIGGGTGFVTGFWIAYGALLLNRRGRHAFFHFYDRCKDLVYVKVMVFFAKLQRVEEHR, from the coding sequence ATGAATCCttgtgtttttataattttcccaCTTCTCTTACTACGCCTTGAGACTACAGCTTCCAACCAAGTGGGTGGAGGAGATGACAATGTTGTTATGAAAAAGTGTTCCGATAAGGAGAGACGTGCACTTCTTGATTTCAAAGCTCGCCTCCAAGACCCTGATGAAACTCTCTCTACATGGAgatctgaagaagaagaagattgttgTAAATGGAGAGGAGTCACATGCAACAACCAAACAGATCGTGTCATCAAGCTAAGTATTATCTCTGGTGGCCTTGAAGGTGAGGTTAGCAATTCTTTGCTTAACTTAAGCTACCTGACTCATCTTGATCTTGTCGATAATTCTTTTCATGGAATTATTCCCACGTTCATTGGTTCCATGACTCGTTTAAGGCACCTTGACCTTGGTTTGAATCATTTTAATGGAACCATTCCCAGGTTCATTTGCTCCATGACCAAATTAAGGTACCTCAACCTTGGCAATAATGATCTTAACGGAACCATTCCCAGATGCATTGGTTCCTTGACAGAATTAAGGCACCTTGACCTTTCTGGTAACTCTTTTTATGGAATCATTCCTCCAGAGTTTGGAAATCTCACCGACATGCAATACCTTTACCTTCCAGATGTTGGAAGCTGTAGAGTTGAGAACCTACAGTGGTTATCTCATCTCTCTCATTTGGAGCTACTTCAACTGGATGGGATTTCTCTAGCCAAACAAAATCATTGGGTAGATGTGATTCTGAGTCTccgaaaactatcatttttaagTTTAGATGGATGTGAGCTGTCACAGGTCATGTATCCATATTCTTCTTCATTTCTCAACTCTTCTTCATCTTTATATTTCCTAAATCTCAGAAACAACAATCTCACCTCTTCCATGTATCATTGGATGTTCTCATTAACCAGCAATAGCCTTcgttttctttctctctctgggAACATGTTAGATGGGATACCCAAATATCTTGGTAACCTCTGTAGTTTGGAATATTTGAGCTTTGCTAACAACTCTGCTGTTGTCAATTTTCCTGATTTTCTCAACAACTTGTCGTCTGGATGCACATCGCTTACATTACAAGAGTTGTTTGCTCCACGTAACCGATTTATAGGGACACTCTCCAATGAGACCCTATCATTGAAAAATCTTGCCAGTCTTGATATGAGCTCTTGCAATCTAGGGCCTCACTTCCCCAGATGGATTCAAACTCTGAAAAATCTTTCGTATCTTGATATTGCCAATAATAGAATTTCAGACACAATTCCTCTAGGGTTTTGGGACATGTGGCCTTCTAAATTAACATATCTCAATCTCTCTTCCAACAACATCAGCGGGAAAGCACCAGATTTATCATCAAATTTTGGCAACAATTCTAGGATAGATTTGAGTTCCAACAGATTTTATGGTCCAATAACAAACGTCTCTTCCACTGTGGCATTACTAGATCTTTCTAGAAACAAATTCTCTGGTGGAATCTCCTTCTTATGCCAAATTGACCAGGGGTTTTTAGTTGTTCTTGACCTCTCTCATAATTTTCTAAGCGGACAACTTCCAGACTGTTTGTGGCATTTCAAAGAACTAAAAATTCTTAATCTAGAACACAACAATCTATCTGGAATGCTTCCTACCTCTGTTGGATCTTTGATACAACTCGAGGTGTTGTATTTATACAAGAACAGCTTCTCTGGACAATTGCCTTTGTCTCTAAAGAATTGCACAAGGTTAAGTTTTTTGAATTTGGAGGCCAACAAGTTTTCTGGTAACGTGCCTGTTTGGATTGGGGAAAACTTATCTAGGTTGTATGTCCTTAACCTAAGGTCAAACTCGTTCTTTGGAACCATCCCTTTACAGTTATGTCAGTTAGCTAATCTTCAAATTCTGGATTTGTCACTGAACAATCTACATGGACCCATCCCCTCGTGTTTGGATAATCTTACAAACATGGTTCAAGAAGGTTCATTAGCAACACATAATGTGCATTCCTATTCAATTGAATGGTTTTCCTCAGTAGCTGGTATTTATTTAGTACTTCTTAATAAGTATGTTGACCATGCAATGATGGAGTGGAAAGGATATGAACGCGAACTCACCAGTACTCTGAGATTGTTAAAGAGCATTGACTTGTCAAGCAACAACCTAACAGGACAAATTCCATCTGAAGTTACCAATCTCTATGGACTGCATACACTCAACTTGTCAAACAATGGTCTGCTTGGAGAGATTCCAGAAAAAATTGGTCAATTGAAACAACTTGAAACATTGGATTTATCTAGCAACAACTTGTCTGGAGAGATGCCATTAAGCATGTCAAGTATGCATTTTTTAAATCATCTTGACGTGTCATATAATAACTTGTCAGGGAGAATTCCATCCAGCACTCAATTGCAGTCTATTGATCCTTCAAGATACATTGGAAACCCGAGACTATGTGGACGTCCCCTTACCAAAAAATGTCATGAAGATGATGAGTCAGAAGTACCACATGTCATTGGTGAGAGGGAGGATGGTGGGGAAGACACAGATGAAGTTTGGGGGTGGTTTTTTATTGGTGGAGGCACTGGTTTTGTTACCGGATTCTGGATTGCATATGGTGCTTTACTTCTCAACCGTCGTGGGAGACAtgctttttttcatttttatgataGATGCAAAGATTTGGTTTATGTGAAAGTGATGGTGTTCTTTGCAAAACTGCAAAGGGTTGAAGAACATAGATAG
- the LOC122194712 gene encoding receptor-like protein EIX2 has translation MMHPCVFIIFSLVLLLVLLRLQNTTANQLLAVEGGGGDDKCAAKKCLDKERDALLQFKANLQDPDGSLSTWRPEDDDCCQWRGVTCNNQTGHHVTLLNLFEDGLVGEISHSLANLTYLNRLDLSFNSFHGTIPRSIGFMTELRHLDLSYNSLYGSIPPEFGNLTNLEVLDLSNVGRCRIENIEWLSHLSHLEILEMDGISLAKANQWVNVISTLPKLSFLSLDGCELSQVVHPYSSSFLNSSSSSIETLILSNNNLTSSMYRWLFPLTSNKLRFLSLSGNMLDGLPKYLGNLCSLEGLYFNYNSDVVNFPSFLYNLSGCTSLTLQSLYAERSQFTGSFSDDIQKFSSLGRLDLSDNHIYGTISEKLWELPSLEEIDLSQNHLSGAISENIGNSMASIINLSKNPLQGVPSTDHMSNLSYVKQLDLSSCNLGPHFPRWIQKLEKLTRLDISNTRISDTVPPEFWNMQFRYLNISFNNISGQVSDLSSRDFAKTIDLSSNSFYGPIPHLPPRLASLNLSENKFSGGISFICQFVDGLLQFLDLSHNSLIGQIPDCLWHFKELKVLNLGHNSLSGRLPPSIGSLIELEVLYLYNNSFSGQLPLSLKNCTNLNFLDLGANRFSGNLPAWIGENLSGLYALILRSNNFFGTIPLQVCQLPNLQILDFSRNNLHGSIPSCLSNLTRMAQEGLLPPPNVHPYTAPSYSHRYLSYTPKMYNGTREEYDEEEYVDHAMIEWQGDEREFTRNLGLLKSIDLSSNKLTGNIPHELTNLHELLALNLSKNALLGEIPQQLGEMKNLLALDLSRNSLSGGIPTSMSQMTSLCYLDVSCNNLSGRIPSSTQLQSFQPSRYDGNAGLCGPPLSKKCPGDEESQVGKSEGDEEDIDEDWGWFYTGGGTGFVTGFWIACGPLLLNRRGRHAFFQFYDNFKDWVYVKVVVFIAKLWRIAHM, from the coding sequence ATGATGCATCCttgtgtttttataattttttcacTTGTCTTGCTACTTGTCTTGCTACGCCTTCAGAATACAACTGCCAACCAATTGTTAGCAGTGgaaggaggaggaggagatgATAAATGTGCTGcaaaaaagtgtttggataagGAGAGGGATGCTCTCCTTCAATTCAAAGCAAACCTTCAAGACCCTGATGGTAGTCTCTCTACGTGGAGACCTGAAGATGATGACTGCTGTCAATGGAGAGGAGTCACGTGCAACAATCAAACAGGTCATCATGTCACACTTCTTAATTTGTTCGAGGATGGTCTTGTAGGTGAGATTAGCCATTCATTGGCCAACTTAACCTACTTGAATCGTCTTGATCTTtccttcaattcttttcatggaACCATTCCCAGGTCCATTGGTTTCATGACTGAATTAAGgcaccttgatctttcttataACTCTCTTTATGGATCTATTCCTCCAGAGTTTGGAAACCTCACCAACTTGGAAGTTCTTGACCTTTCCAATGTTGGAAGATGTAGAATTGAAAACATAGAGTGGTTGTCCCATCTTTCTCATTTGGAGATACTTGAAATGGATGGGATTTCCCTTGCCAAAGCAAACCAGTGGGTAAATGTGATTTCGACTCTCCCAAAACTATCATTTTTAAGTTTAGATGGATGTGAGCTCTCACAGGTCGTGCATCCATATTCTTCTTCATTTCtcaactcttcttcttcatctattGAAACCCTTATTCTCAGCAACAACAATCTCACCTCATCCATGTATCGCTGGTTGTTTCCCTTAACAAGTAATAAGCTTcgttttctttctctctctgggAACATGTTAGATGGGTTACCCAAATATCTTGGTAACCTCTGTAGTTTGGAAGGTTTGTACTTCAATTATAACTCTGATGTTGTCAACTTTCCTTCTTTTCTGTACAACTTGTCTGGATGCACATCACTTACATTACAAAGCTTGTATGCTGAAAGAAGCCAATTTACAGGGTCTTTCTCTGATGACATCCAAAAGTTTAGTTCCCTAGGAAGACTGGACCTATCAGATAATCACATATATGGAACCATAAGTGAGAAATTGTGGGAACTACCCAGCCTTGAAGAGATTGACCTTTCTCAAAATCATCTTAGTGGTGCCATCTCTGAAAACATTGGAAATTCGATGGCTTCTATTATAAATCTTTCAAAAAACCCACTCCAAGGAGTTCCTTCCACAGATCATATGTCAAACCTTTCTTATGTAAAGCAGCTTGATCTGAGCTCTTGCAACCTAGGGCCTCACTTCCCCAGATGGATTCAAAAACTGGAAAAACTAACCCGTCTtgatatttctaatactagaatTTCAGACACAGTTCCTCCAGAATTTTGGAACATGCAATTTAGATATTTGAATATCTCTTTCAACAACATCAGTGGGCAAGTATCAGATTTATCATCAAGAGATTTTGCCAAAACGATAGATTTGAGTTCTAACAGCTTTTACGGTCCAATACCGCATCTTCCTCCCCGTTTGGCATCATTAAATCTTTCAGAAAACAAATTCTCTGGAGGAATCTCCTTCATATGCCAATTTGTCGATGGGCTTTTACAATTTCTTGACCTCTCCCATAATTCTCTAATCGGACAAATTCCAGACTGTTTGTGGCATTTCAAAGAACTAAAAGTTCTCAATCTAGGTCACAACAGTCTATCCGGAAGGCTTCCTCCTTCTATTGGATCTTTGATAGAACTCGAGGTGTTGTATTTATACAACAACAGCTTCTCTGGACAATTGCCTTTGTCTCTAAAGAATTGCACCAACTTAAACTTCTTGGATTTGGGGGCCAACAGATTCTCTGGCAACTTGCCTGCTTGGATTGGGGAAAACTTATCGGGGTTGTATGCTCTTATCCTAAGATCAAACAATTTCTTTGGAACCATCCCTTTACAAGTATGTCAATTACCGAACCTTCAAATTTTAGACTTTTCGAGGAACAATCTCCATGGAAGCATCCCCTCGTGTTTGAGTAATCTTACaagaatggctcaagaaggactctTACCGCCACCAAACGTGCATCCCTATACAGCTCCATCATATTCACATCGATATCTTTCATATACACCTAAAATGTACAATGGCACTAGAGAGGAGTATGATGAAGAGGAGTATGTTGACCATGCGATGATCGAGTGGCAAGGAGACGAGCGTGAATTCACCCGTAATCTGGGATTGTTGAAGAGCATTGACCTGTCAAGCAACAAGTTAACAGGAAACATCccacatgaactcaccaatctTCATGAACTACTTGCCCTGAACTTGTCAAAGAACGCTCTACTCGGAGAGATTCCACAGCAACTTGGTGAGATGAAAAATCTTTTAGCTTTGGATTTATCTAGAAATAGTTTATCAGGAGGGATACCAACCAGCATGTCTCAGATGACGTCATTGTGTTACCTAGACGTGTCGTGTAATAACTTGTCAGGGAGAATCCCATCAAGCACTCAACTCCAATCCTTTCAACCTTCAAGATACGATGGAAATGCAGGACTGTGTGGACCTCCCCTTTCCAAAAAATGTCCAGGAGATGAAGAATCACAAGTTGGTAAAAGTGAGGGTGATGAGGAAGACATAGATGAAGATTGGGGGTGGTTCTATACTGGTGGGGGCACCGGTTTTGTGACAGGATTTTGGATAGCATGTGGGCCTCTACTTCTCAACCGTCGTGGGAGGCATGCATTTTTTCAGTTTTATGATAACTTCAAAGATTGGGTTTATgtgaaggtggtggttttcattGCAAAATTGTGGAGGATTGCACATATGTAG
- the LOC111890143 gene encoding receptor-like protein EIX2, whose translation MNPCVFIIFSLLLLCLETITSNQLVAAGGGDDNDVRNKCSDKERRALLDFKARLQDPDETLSTWRSEEEEDCCNWSGVTCNNQTGRVIELNISSGGLEGEISNSLLNLSYLTHLDVFSNSFHGIIPMFIGSMTRLRYLHLGSNHLNGTIPRSIGSLRKLRHLDLSDNSHCGIIPLEFGNLTNLQVLNLGSLRKSRVWNLEWLSHLSHLEALEMDEISLAKQNYSIDVILRLQKLISLSLDGCEVSHVVYPYSSSFLNSSSSSIESLILSNNNLTTSMYHWLFRLTRNKLRILDLSGNILDGIPKYLDLSVNNLHGTIPSCLDNLTSMVQEGFLPTHNVHSYTLKLFYSGGYHYGERDDKYFDHAMIEWKGYERELISTLGLLKSIDLSSNNLTGPIPYEVTKLYGLHALNLSKNSLLGEIPETIGQMKQLETLDLSRNNLSGDMSSSMSSMNFLNHLDVSYNSLSGRIPSNTQLLSFEASRYYGNPRLCGPPLTKNCQGDDESEVPHVIGESEDGGEDMDELWGWFYIGGGTGFVTGFWIVCGALLLNHHRRHAFFHFYDSFKDLVYVKVMVFFANLQRVEHR comes from the exons ATGAATCCCTGTGTTTTTATCATTTTCTCACTTCTCTTGCTATGCCTTGAGACTATAACTTCCAACCAATTGGTAGCAGCGGGAGGAGGAGATGATAATGATGTTAGGAACAAGTGTTCCGATAAGGAGAGACGTGCTCTTCTTGATTTCAAAGCTCGCCTCCAAGACCCTGATGAAACTCTCTCTACATGGAgatctgaagaagaagaagattgttgTAACTGGAGTGGAGTCACGTGCAACAACCAAACTGGTCGTGTCATTGAGCTAAATATTAGTTCTGGTGGCCTTGAAGGTGAGATAAGCAATTCTTTGCTTAACTTAAGCTACCTGACTCATCTTGATGTCTTCTCTAATTCTTTTCATGGAATTATTCCCATGTTCATTGGTTCCATGACTCGTTTAAGGTACCTTCACCTTGGTTCGAATCATTTGAATGGAACCATTCCCAGGTCCATTGGTTCCTTGAGAAAATTAAGGCACCTTGACCTTTCGGATAACTCTCATTGTGGTATCATCCCTCTAGAGTTTGGAAACCTCACAAACTTGCAAGTGCTTAATCTTGGATCCCTTAGAAAGTCTAGAGTTTGGAACCTAGAGTGGTTATCTCATCTTTCTCATTTAGAGGCACTTGAAATGGATGAGATTTCTCTagccaaacaaaattattcgATAGATGTGATTTTGCGTCTCCAGAAACTAATCTCTTTAAGTTTAGATGGATGTGAGGTCTCACATGTCGTGTATCCATATTCTTCTTCATTTCtcaactcttcttcttcatctattGAATCCCTTATTCTCAGCAACAACAATCTGACCACATCCATGTATCATTGGTTGTTCCGATTAACAAGAAATAAGCTCCGCATTCTTGATCTCTCTGGGAACATATTAGATGGGATACCCAAATATCTAG ATTTGTCAGTGAACAATCTCCATGGAACAATCCCTTCGTGTTTGGATAATCTTACAAGCATGGTTCAAGAAGGATTTCTACCTACACATAATGTGCATTCCTATacacttaaattgttttattctGGAGGTTATCACTATGGTGAACGTGATGATAAGTATTTTGACCATGcaatgattgagtggaaaggataCGAACGTGAACTCATCAGTACTCTGGGATTGTTGAAGAGCATTGACTTGTCAAGCAACAACTTAACAGGGCCAATTCCATATGAAGTTACCAAGCTCTATGGACTTCATGCACTCAACTTGTCGAAGAATAGTCTACTTGGAGAGATTCCTGAAACAATTGGTCAAATGAAACAACTTGAAACTTTGGATTTATCTAGAAACAACTTGTCTGGAGACATGTCATCAAGCATGTCTAGTATGAATTTTTTGAATCATCTAGACGTGTCATATAATAGCTTGTCAGGGAGAATTCCATCCAACACTCAACTGTTGTCTTTTGAAGCTTCAAGATACTATGGAAACCCGAGACTATGTGGACCTCCCCTTACCAAAAACTGTCAAGGAGATGATGAATCAGAAGTACCACATGTCATTGGTGAGAGTGAGGATGGTGGGGAAGATATGGATGAACTTTGGGGGTGGTTCTATATTGGTGGGGGCACTGGTTTTGTTACTGGATTTTGGATTGTATGTGGTGCTCTACTTCTCAATCATCATCGGAGACAtgctttttttcatttttatgataGCTTCAAAGATTTGGTTTATGTGAAGGTGATGGTGTTCTTTGCAAATCTGCAAAGGGTTGAACATAGATAG